The Pan paniscus chromosome 12, NHGRI_mPanPan1-v2.0_pri, whole genome shotgun sequence genome window below encodes:
- the TMEM17 gene encoding transmembrane protein 17 — MELPDPVRQRLGNFSRAVFSDSNRTGPESNEGPENEMVSSLALQMSLYFNTYYFPLWWVSSIMMLHMKYSILPDYYKFIVITVIILITLIEAIRLYLGYVGNLQEKVPELAGFWLLSLLLQLPLILFLLFNEGLTNLPLEKAIHIIFTLFLAFQVVAAFLTLRKMVNQLAVRFHLQDFDRLSAKRGDMRRMRSCIEEI; from the exons ATGGAGCTGCCGGATCCGGTGCGCCAGCGGCTGGGAAACTTCAGCCGGGCCGTGTTCAGTGATTCCAATCGGACCGGTCCAGAGTCCAATGAGGGTCCGG AAAATGAAATGGTCTCCAGTTTGGCACTGCAGATGTCACTTTATTTTAATACCTACTATTTCCCACTGTGGTGGGTGAGCAGCATTATGATGCTTCACATGAAG TATTCAATCTTGCCTGACTACTACAAATTCATTGTGATCACTGTTATCATCCTAATAACCTTAATTGAAGCCATCCGGTTGTATCTGGGCTACGTGGGTAACCTACAGGAGAAG GTTCCTGAGTTGGCTGGCTTTTGGCTTTTGAGCCTTCTATTGCAGTTACCTTTAATTCTTTTCTTGCTCTTTAATGAAGGCCTAACAAATCTGCCCTTGGAAAAAGCGATACATATCATCTTCACTCTCTTCCTTGCTTTCCAAGTTGTTGCAGCATTTCTTACCTTAAGGAAAATGGTTAATCAGTTGGCAGTTCGTTTCCACCTCCAAGACTTTGACCGGCTCTCTGCAAAGAGAGGAGACATGAGAAGGATGAGGTCATGTATAGAAGAGATCTGA